From the genome of Streptomyces sp. NBC_01341, one region includes:
- a CDS encoding DUF3592 domain-containing protein, whose amino-acid sequence MDVLPGGTATFLLLFGLFLGAFAVRSGLRLARVLRLVRRGERAEGRCARRRVIDRGPDMENRYRTEYVFAFRAPDGQEVEFTDHAPGPFGFEVGAPVRVSYDPADPARRATVAGPGSWGPILMPTVFAVVLGLFSLGLLAGFAAMRF is encoded by the coding sequence ATGGACGTACTGCCCGGTGGCACGGCCACCTTCCTCCTGCTGTTCGGCCTGTTCCTGGGCGCGTTCGCGGTCCGCTCCGGCCTCCGGCTCGCCCGGGTGCTGCGACTGGTCCGGCGCGGCGAACGCGCCGAGGGCCGGTGCGCGCGGCGGCGTGTGATCGACCGGGGCCCGGACATGGAGAACCGCTACCGCACGGAGTACGTCTTCGCCTTCCGCGCCCCGGACGGCCAGGAGGTGGAGTTCACCGACCATGCCCCCGGCCCCTTCGGCTTCGAGGTCGGGGCGCCGGTCCGCGTCTCGTACGACCCCGCGGACCCGGCCCGCCGGGCGACGGTGGCGGGGCCGGGCTCCTGGGGCCCGATACTGATGCCGACCGTGTTCGCCGTGGTGCTGGGGCTGTTCTCGCTGGGGCTGCTGGCGGGTTTCGCGGCGATGCGGTTCTGA
- a CDS encoding Imm52 family immunity protein, producing MLNVVVNGFWGARDEGPPAIAERWYATLVRLGELDAGTFHGWHEAGDGVPADPPLTPSVAALTDYVVRENTGPDLDVVGYGASLWAHNSGAAKVTSAFRAGGSSTYVTHSVSVSFRSRTVDEDADVIRRTPEILAILGEEWDIDAGQVYDKALYRVVADHFGLENSDPRCGRAVFLSERRAALAPEGLPGAYTPVANGGLVIDLTRGGARPAPAGTVIDVNASLRAAGALEPLATPRDRDKL from the coding sequence GTGCTGAACGTCGTCGTCAACGGTTTCTGGGGCGCCCGCGATGAGGGCCCGCCGGCGATCGCCGAGCGGTGGTACGCCACGCTGGTGCGGCTCGGGGAGCTGGACGCCGGGACGTTCCACGGGTGGCACGAGGCGGGGGACGGCGTTCCGGCCGACCCGCCGCTGACGCCTTCAGTCGCGGCGCTCACCGACTACGTCGTACGGGAGAACACCGGTCCGGACCTCGACGTGGTGGGGTACGGGGCGTCCCTGTGGGCGCACAACTCGGGTGCGGCGAAGGTGACGTCGGCCTTCCGCGCGGGGGGCTCGTCGACGTACGTCACCCACTCCGTCTCGGTCTCCTTCCGCTCACGCACCGTGGACGAGGACGCGGACGTCATCCGGCGCACCCCCGAGATCCTGGCGATCCTCGGTGAGGAGTGGGACATCGACGCCGGGCAGGTGTACGACAAGGCGCTGTACAGGGTGGTGGCGGACCACTTCGGCCTGGAGAACTCCGACCCCCGCTGCGGCCGGGCGGTCTTCCTCTCCGAGCGGCGGGCGGCCCTCGCTCCGGAGGGGCTGCCGGGCGCGTACACCCCGGTCGCGAACGGCGGGCTGGTCATCGACCTGACCCGGGGCGGCGCGCGGCCGGCGCCGGCCGGGACCGTGATCGACGTCAACGCGTCGCTGCGGGCCGCGGGCGCGCTGGAGCCACTCGCCACGCCTCGCGACCGGGACAAGCTCTGA